The Nitrospirota bacterium genome segment AAGCAATGCCGTATATAAGAGGGATAAGGCAATCCTTATAGGCATCGGGGGGGACAGCGCCGCCGGCAAGACCACGGTGCTCTCAGACATAGAGATGTTATTGGGAAACAGGCTGTTTAAAATAGAAGGAGACGCCGACCATAAATGGGAAAGGGGCGACCAGAAGTGGCAGAAATTTACTCACTTGAATCCAAAGGCAAACTACCTTCACGGTCAGGCGGAAAGCCTTATTTTATTGAAGGCCGGCCATCCTGTTTTCAGAAGGGACTATGACCACAGGATAGGTAAATTTACAGAGCCGGTGAAGATGTATTCAAAAGATTTCATCGCTATCTCGGGACTTCACCCTTTTTACCTGCCTGTAATGAGAAAGATTATTGATTTAAAAATATATCTTGACACGGACGAAAGGTTAAGACGGCACTGGAAGATATTGAGGGATACAAAAGAAAGGGGTTATTCGGCAGCCAGCCTGCTGGAACAAATTGAAAAAAGGGCGGAGGATGCAGGAAAATATATATATCCCCAGAAACGGTTTGCCGATATCAGCATAAATTATTTTACTGATGAGAATTTTGCTGTGGGAGATGAGGCCTGCAGCCCGCCGGTAAAACTGAAAATCACTCTGAATGCAGATATGCATCTGGCCAGGATTATTGACCAGTTTTCAATCAGGGGCGTAGACATAAGCTGGGATTATTCGGATGATTTGCATACTCAGTATTTGGTTATTGAAAAACAGGTCAGCAAAGAAATTCTGTCTGAAATAGCAAGGGAGGTTATAGAAAACATTGAAGAAATCATTGCAGATAAAATGCAATGGAGGGACGGGCACAGGGGTTTTGTTCAATTGATTATACTTTTATGCTTGAGTAAGGAGATGAAGGCGTATGGAGATGAAGTTCAAGGGCATTTTGCTTGATTTGGACAACACGCTGTATCCATATCAAATAACACATCAGCAGGCTATTTCAACTGTCACAGCCGCCGTTTCCGGAAAGTTTTCTATTGATGAAGATACGATAGAAAAGGCGTTTAAAGAGGCGCGGCAGGAAATCCATACTGCACTGTCAGAGACAGCCGCATCACATAACAGGCTTCTTTATTTCCAGAGGATGTTTGAACACCTGAAAATTAATCCGATGAAATATGCAATGCATGCATATAATATTTACTGGGATACTTTCCTTGAAAAGATGAAGCCGTATGACAACGCCTATGATTTTCTGGAGCTTGTCAAAGACAGGAAAATCTGCATTTTGTCCGACCTGACGGCGCATATCCAGTATAGAAAAATTGAGAAGCTTGGGCTTTCAGGTTACGCCGGTTATTTGGTAACCAGCGAGGAGGCAGGGAAGGAAAAACCGCACCCCTGGATTTTCAGACTTGCGCTGGAAAAGATGGGCTTTACAGTGAATGAGGTTTGCATGATTGGCGACAGTTTCAGCAAGGATATTGCCGGAGCGGCAAATCTGGGGATTTATTCTTTCTGGATGAATACAGAAGGCGAAAAAGAAAAACTTAATGAAATAACCGCTGAAATCAGGACCTTCAAAGAACTTATAACATATTTCCATGAATAACGACATTGAAAAATTTGTAAAAATGTCCAGATACGCAGGCGAGCGGTTTGACATTGTGCAGGCGAGCGGAGGGAATTCCTCGGTAAAACTTAACGGCGGCAGAATGCTTATTAAGGCTTCCGGTTTTTTGCTGTCGGATGTCCAGCATGACAAAGGCTATGCAGCAGTTGACAATAAAAAGATTTTAGAGATTTTGAAAGACAGCAAGCTAACCCGGCTGAACAGGAAAGACAGGGACCGACTGGTTTCAAAACACCTCGCAGAATCTGTGCTTGAGTTTGGGAACAAACCTTCAATAGAGACCTTTCTTCACGCCTTGCTGAAGAAATATACACTGCATATTCATCCGGTCTCTGTAAGTGTAATAACATGCCAAAAAGACTGGAAGGGAATATTAAAGACGCTGTTTGGCGATGTTGTGACGGTTGATTACAGGACGCCGGGCATTGAGCTGGCATATCAACTGAGCCATGAATTGAAAAATTTTAAAGGGAAGCACGGCGCTCTTCCGGGAGTTGTCTTTTTGCAAAACCACGGGCTTATTATTTCATCGGACAGTTTTGATGAGGTGGAGACGCTGACTGAGGGTGTTCTGGAGAAAATTGAAGGCTATCTCGGCATGGATATGTCAAGATACAAATTGACAACGAAAGTCTCAAGGCTTATAAACAGCATAAAGGGAGGCCTTTTGATTGCATATCTCTCTGAGGATATTGTGATAAACAACATCCTTAAAAAGAACAGGGAGCTGTTTTTTGTAACACCGTTTTGCCCCGATAAAATGGTGTTCTGCGGAACTACTGTGCTTGAACTGTCTCATCCGGATGATTATGACTCTGTTAAAAACTACATGGAAAAATACTGCGAATTGCCCTGCGTTGTTGTTTACAGGGACCACCTTTTTTTTATTTCACGAAATCTTAAAAAAGCAAAAGAAATGGAAGATGTTTTTAAAATGCACATCCTTGTCTTAAGCGCTACAAAAGGAGAGGTTGTCTGCCTGTCCGGCGAAGAGCTTCGTTATTTAGGCAATTGGGAAGCGGAAAAATACAGGCAGGGAATTTAGGTCCTTAAAAATATGCAGATCATCATACCAATGGCAGGAACAGGGAAAAGATTCCTGGATGCCGGCTATACCGCGCCTAAACCGCTCATAGAGGTAGACGGACGGACTGTCATAGAGCACATCGTTAACTTGTTTCCCGGCGAATCAAAAATTTCTTTTATATGCAACAGTCAGCATATGAAAGAGACAAACATTGTTGAGATACTAAAAAATACTGCCCCGACATGTAAGATTTATGAGATACCGCCTCATAAAAAAGGTCCTGTCTACACAGTGTCCTTTATATTTGACAGAATAGATGACAATGATGAGGTCATTA includes the following:
- a CDS encoding HAD family hydrolase, giving the protein MEMKFKGILLDLDNTLYPYQITHQQAISTVTAAVSGKFSIDEDTIEKAFKEARQEIHTALSETAASHNRLLYFQRMFEHLKINPMKYAMHAYNIYWDTFLEKMKPYDNAYDFLELVKDRKICILSDLTAHIQYRKIEKLGLSGYAGYLVTSEEAGKEKPHPWIFRLALEKMGFTVNEVCMIGDSFSKDIAGAANLGIYSFWMNTEGEKEKLNEITAEIRTFKELITYFHE
- a CDS encoding class II aldolase, which codes for MNNDIEKFVKMSRYAGERFDIVQASGGNSSVKLNGGRMLIKASGFLLSDVQHDKGYAAVDNKKILEILKDSKLTRLNRKDRDRLVSKHLAESVLEFGNKPSIETFLHALLKKYTLHIHPVSVSVITCQKDWKGILKTLFGDVVTVDYRTPGIELAYQLSHELKNFKGKHGALPGVVFLQNHGLIISSDSFDEVETLTEGVLEKIEGYLGMDMSRYKLTTKVSRLINSIKGGLLIAYLSEDIVINNILKKNRELFFVTPFCPDKMVFCGTTVLELSHPDDYDSVKNYMEKYCELPCVVVYRDHLFFISRNLKKAKEMEDVFKMHILVLSATKGEVVCLSGEELRYLGNWEAEKYRQGI